From the genome of Capsicum annuum cultivar UCD-10X-F1 chromosome 4, UCD10Xv1.1, whole genome shotgun sequence:
ggggagaaggTAAGATGACGTATATACTGAACATAAAtgactggaacatgatttcatgactgacatgactgataactgaatacaccATACTTAGCATCCATGATGTACATATGACATGATGtacatatctgatgtatgtgtaactgattcatgaatgcatgactgcgtgttctgatgaactgagtttctcacaatgagaatgtatatatgatgcatgattatacaactaaactaatacatgaatgcatgactgaatatgcaatggtatttaatactaagtttataatggaatACTAAGCTTGTAACAgaatctgaacatgaaattgaaaatcttaaggaaaattgttaccttgagcttgatctgactTGGCGaagaagaagtgaggatacttggttcgtatatctgcttctgcttcccaattagctccctcaacggaatgattccatcaaagaactttgactagagggacttctttgtttcttagtctacgaacctgatagtctaggatttcgactggaatctcttcataagagaggttgttctgaacatctatgctctgaatagggactacaactgctgggtcacctatgcacttcttgagtaaagagacatggaagactggatgaactgaggctagatctgaaggcaattcaagctcataagctgccttgccaaatcgactgagaatcttgaagggaccgacaaatcgaggactgagctttcccttcttgctgaatctcttcccCCCTTTTATGgcagagatctttagatagacatagtcaccaacctcaaactcgaggtccttcctaccacatctgcataagacttctgtcggctcttagcagcccaaagtctttctctgatcaactggactttttctaaggcatcgaatactaagtcaagccatATAACTTAGGCCTCACTAACTtagaaccaaccgactggagatctacatatcctaccatagagagctttgaatggagccatcttaatactagaatgatagcttttgttgtatgaaaactcaatcaaaggcaaatgggtatcccaactacccttgaaatcaattgcacacggtcgcagcatatcttctaaagtctggatggtcctttctgcttgaccatctgtctgaggatggaaggctgtactgagataaacttgggtactaagacccttttggaatgctttccagaaataagaggtgaactgggtacctctgtctgagataatggataacgaAACACcatacaatctaaccaactctctgatatagagtttggcgtaatcttcggttgaataagaggtaagaactggaagaaaataagatgaCTTAGTCATTGTGTCTAAAaagacccaaactgaatcatgttgatgacgggTACAAGGTAAAccggtcacgaagtccatgttcacttcttcccactcaataggcccagcatcatctggcctttctgacttccactgcttgtaccaagtatgagcaacatcttgcaactggtatgcagctagcacagtactctcactaggagtaacccccataatatcagtaactttctgaacctgatcgatgaatccctgagggtcctcatctgacttagacccaagaaaggatggaggattcattcgggtgaagtcccgaatcctggctgcagctgaattggccactaggttggccggaatgacagctggtcattcattctgagaagTAACTGACTTAGCAAGattagtgaatgcagctctgaactctgcatgagaaacatgttcgcccaaaggttcttcaggccgaggggctgactgattcccgtttcttcttttaggaggcatgttctgtagaagaaagggagaaataaattagactaagagatttacttgagattattctcactggcacgacataaatactgaaagaagggaaactgttcttaaacatctcatagcctcctgcacataaatgtgacacgcaacacacccatgtacaagactttactaaatacggcttttagacttcctaggaccttattgaaccttaggctctaataccaagtttgtaatgccctgaatctagtacctgcaatgctacatggtactcatgaccccgaaggaccacaagctaacccatgactgatatctgtacctgaacactgcataatatactgtataaatgcaaaaataaaggctgaaaggccttaaggttcaaaactataacataactgataaaatataacatctggatggggtatgaaacacccaaaacaactaaaataactgtctgagcatgctagtctgaaaagcctctaattgactgaactgtctgaataagaaattgatgagacatgtccccaactaactctaagtactgaaataaattaatgaatgagataataaagtaatggtagtgtcctcgaaggatgaggactcactgctaactccgACTGTTGAGACAGGACTACTACTGAGGctttggagcttgtgcttctgaacctaaggtataaaacaccatagtgcaaatgcgtcagtactttgaagtACTGGTATGaatggaaggtaggctgaatacaaagggttcacatgtatgaactatactaactgactggataacatgaatgtgagaatacatgcatgaatacataataactatacctgagttcgtgataacatgattactaaatctgagtactgataacatgagatactgataactgtataactgaaataactaatattgaccgaatgtatctgatagtctagtttctgatggaactagttgaatTACGTActtttctgagttgactgtatctgacaaccctgaTTTCTataaaaactatttgagttctattactgagactgaattactgtatctgatagtcctgattctataactgaaattatgggaaatAGTAATCTAACCGATATGTCCTAAATAACGcattatagttgagttggggtccaatatgtaaccccaattggaagggtattaataccgcgccactggtaaggacaatctgtgagtaacccttatataataggtaactctagtgagaacggtgggaacctcatataacaggttaagctacctcatctaccctcatatagcaggctatgatgtctcaacctacgctggctacgtagttctggaacgcaaggattgcttctaagaatcacaccctcatataacaagtaagtttccatccttgggttcactcggtgctaattcctactcccatctgaatagacactgaacatggattactgaactgaattaactgagtttagTTGACTGACgaactagtactgagattactatattactgagatttcctgagtcacatgactgactaaattctatggatcatagcttgactgaggatatcgtgaaaacatgacactaactctaggcacacatctatattttctgggtacaagtacccccaggacttgatgggaAGAAATtgataaagcatgactttcttgaatacatgactaacatcagcaatccataatataataagttgtagaattcatgaagtacaagttcaaaagcaccacaatggccatacatatatccataattcattgactaagacatttcatcaaacaatgaacatgcatgaacttgtacatgaatggagatttcatattatcatactagtagggcacttttccttcacataaacatttaatcaaacacatagtgagcatagtatatgtagataaCATTACGCAATAGGTAAAAATCAtgtttcaattctaatttcaccattcaagggtttaatcatgggttcacacgaatctacacctataataattaattccacttaaaattCATCACCAaatatggattagaattcaattagtcattatcaacatgaacaaaagaaaacccaacatagaattcataaaaatccatatacttgaactttgaaaagagattcttgggcttcatggatgaaaggagtccatgaatgaacactatgcatacctaggttgtgagtttcttgaagtctttggacttgaagaacttgaatttcttagtttcttgaagaagatttggatcttgtttctCGGGggttatctttgagagaaaccctaatttgatattgtgaatgaataataaacttatgagccttggtatgatataattaggggttaaaatgggtggaaaaagacccaactaTCCTTTAAAAACGGCTTAAAATTTACTGAACGGAATCTGCGATGACTCATGTGATGGTTCATCGTTGtcttgacggtccgtcatttcGACCATCATACGTGGACGAAGAAAAAGACTCACTGCCTCagtagcgacggcttgggcgacggtccgtcgcaagttcgacagtccgtcaacctgtccatcacaccttatctagaaggttgacTTACTGTCTTGGCTGCGACGGTCTAGGCGATGGTGcatcgctagatcgacggtccgtcaacctggccgtcgcaccAGGGCAattctgacagctctgagtaaaacgtccataactttgtactccgataccggatttggacgaaattggtatcgttgaaaagctaattcaattttccagaTGATacaaagtgaaaatcttaaaaattccatgtgtacaaaaataaattcatatttcaaagtaagtttctaacattcttgggatgatttcaagctaggtagaagtatggggtattacacttattCCATCACTATGATATAAATGATGGGACAAATAATCTCGATACTAACTAATTTCAGATATTTAggaattaatatatatttattttaattaatgatgtgaaTCTCTAATAAAAGGTCacgtgaaaaaaatatttttgaaaactcaccgttaaaaagtaatcGCATGGATGAGTTGATtttataacggcgatggcatgaatgagccgaacttttaacagatggcataaatgagtcatttctgatagttcaatagtatatttgagccttttatcttattttaattaatgatatggacctctaataaaagtcCACATGGCAAAACTGTTTTTGAAAACCtactgttaaaaagtaatggcatggatgagctagTTTTGTAACGGTGATGGCATGATTGAgtcaaacttttaactgatggaataaatgagtcatttctgatagttcaatggcatatttgatcATTTTCCCTAGTCCGGTGCCTATCTTTTACTTGTTTATTTCATTATATCACccatattaattatactttattaaGAAATGAATCGtatttaataataaaagtaaaatactCGCTCTATTGCGTTTTAGTTGGCCTTATTGACTTGACACtccctttaaaaaatatttaatagatgtttattttactaaagtaaCACTATtaattatctattgaaaatataaatttaattatatatacttTACGTAGCTATTTAATGATAGGGATAATATtggaaaaatacaataaaattctcttaattttagaacttgaaaaactaaaatgaaacaaaTACTTTTAGCAAGAGTGTCAACCAATATAAAAAGGAGGGAGTAGAATTATCTCTTGATTTTCCGAATATAATTAATGATGTATGGAGCGAGTTATCCgaatcgaggccctggccgcAACGGGCGTCCCAAACCATAAAGGTCTGAGAGACCCCTTaacatgtaatcataagcataacttaTATGGTGTAAAAGTGCGGAAGATAAACTGAAAACATGGTAGTTCCAGACCAAACTTAAAACTTCATAACATCAAACCATGCATAAGAAAAACCCAAATCCAATGTAACacagtctacgaagcctctactgaactgaGCATACAAGTCTGTCTAAGTCGGGCAAGTCCCCCGGCCAAACcataaaattaaaaaggaaaccAACAATAGAAGATATGCtttccgaagtaagggaggctcaccaactctaaatATCTGGAAATAAACTACTGGTTGACGGGACCACGAAACTGTGCcttagaacctgaaatatagggaatcaatactcgaaagtactggtttgtagaacaattcaaaaatataacatatattttaatacatcaaaagtgagagcatttcataaagcaaTTTAGCATAAGATAAATGAAAACAAacattttcttgtaatcatgactcaactcttttcgtacttctaagctagatggtacaccctacatttctaaaATTTCACGGGCTACATAAAATCCTCTCTTAACTCGGCGGTCAAATatccaacccaagtttgccgcaagagttggGGTCAGTAATAAAACTAGGTATGCCTCCTTACTGACACACCGTGTTATGAAAAGTATGCCTCTTTACTAACATacatatcatgaaaaatatatgtcTCCTGACTGACATGCttatcatgaaaaatatatgCCTCCTTACTAACATACACATCATGAAACTCGCATCGGCAAAATACAATTTTGGGCTACgagttatctaaactcgtgccttcttcaggTATCCATCTAACTcactttaagcccatttttagttctttaaactcATGCTTCATGCTTATAACATTATTTACTGTCATGCTAAGGGCATTTcataataggtatcgtcatacctagacttgcaagtcatatcatatcatatcatgtccaTAGCCCTTTCATTCAAGAATCATGTTATaaccaccaaaatatttaaacatcatatgtgagttcttatttcaaaagcatatgaaaacttatgcaacaTACTCTCATTTCAAGTCTTTAACACATGGTGGCCAATTCTTTTATTCAATTAATACACAAGAGACTTTAGCATAAGAAATACCCCTTTAAAAACGTGCAAAACAACAATGcatatcatcattcataaaccaaccccaacattagttatacataaatctcatgataaaaaaagagcttataattcatgctctcaaacccAATTCACAATTCATACCATGTAAAGACCATAAATTTTATCATGGGGAAGGGAATTTCACAAGTCACATTtacaaatcacttttcaaactcaaatcatgtatgcataagATTATAAATCAAGCTTATGAAAAAACCCTGTGATAATTACGTACTTTCATCAAAATGGTTCTATGATGCTTTCTCTTAAACAATATCTCcaaaattcattatatatatatatatatatatatatatatatatatatatattatatcttaaAAACTTGTTAAAACAGTAAAATttatgcccatgaaatttaggatagTTCCACATTCctttttgatgaacaaaaattaGAACTAGCTTGAAATCTACTATTGAAATTATGAGCCTTGgaagaaatcctaatttttctttctcttgagagtggagaggagaagGAGAGATGAGAAACTGACATATAATGGGAAAATAATGTTTAAAGAGTGTTTTAAATCGTGGTAGTAGGGTTTTGgatgaggaaaagaccaaaatacccctaaagaaaccaaaaagaaaattgCAGAAACTCTTCAGTTGAATACAAGGTTGACGGCCCGTCAGTTAGGTGAAGGCTCGTCACCCTAGTCGTCACTTTCAGGTTGGATTTACCATTTacttgtagacacgtaattttgtccccctccaaaagttcgattttattcatttctaccttatcatatcatgtgccctcacccacgtgattacatcccacaaaaatacaaaaaaataactctcaacaaaatctctaacaaacttttattcttttaacaccctaacaaccctctccaataagaaaatgacgaatcaccacctcaccaccccataccctaccTCCCTACCCCTGCCTAACCCTACCCTACGTCACACACCCCCCCTCctctttttttcttgtccaaaaagaaaagacccaaaaagaaaaatacaatatatatacacacgtacACACAAAAACAGAAAAGGGGGACCTCAGCATAGACAAAAAAATCAGCTCCACTCTCTCTCTACTccctctctactctctctctccaaaaactgaaaagaaaaaagCCTCCGTTCGCCGCCTCTCCGTCCGACCAACGACGGCAGCAATAATGCCGTCATCACCGTCAGCCGTCCATCGTTCAGCGTCCAGCGAGCCAACCTGAGCTGCTCCGTTCGCTGCCTCTCTGGCGACGGCAGTAGGCACCGGTCAGCGTCTAGCGAGCCAACCCGAGCTGCTCCGTTCGCCGCCTCTCCAGAACGACAGCAGGCACCGATCAGCGTCCAGCGAGCCAACACGAGTTGCTTCGTTCGCCGCCTCTCCGTTCGGCCAACGACGGCAGCAGGCATCGATCAGCGTCCAGCGAGCCAACACGCGCTGCTCCGTTCGCCGCCTCTTCGTCCGACCAACGACGGCAGCAGGCACCGAAAATAGTGAAGCCGGTGACCCCTCAACGACACCCAATCCATTTCCGATCGATTCCGATGAGATTTCGTGTATGGGTCTTctcgatttttcataatttcagtctcGGTTCattgatatttcttatttcttcgtGCAAGGTTAGTTGGAAATCGATGGTTTGGAGTTTcgaatttgagattttgggttgtTTTTGAGTTTTATTCGGGTTTATGGGTTATTCATCGTGAGGCGTTGTCATGGTTTTCCAATCTGTCCGGTTGAATTCAAtatcgagtttggagttgttggttatcAAGGTTCAAATCGAGAGTTTTGGATCCGACTTTGTCTTTTGATCACATATTTTAGCACAATAAAAGCTTCAATCGAGGTCCAACTCTACACTTTctcttatctattttattatttgggaTGTTTCGTATTTTAATTTGGATGTTCGTGTGTTTTTTGATATTTGTTGGTGATGAACGTATGTTGTCTTGTTTGGTGATAGTTTGTTATTTTGATATGGACTCGTTGTTTAATTTCATTGAAAAGTGATTGTGGGTCGTTGAAATAGAAATGGTGAGTTGTGAAAatttagtataaaaaataaaatttggggacgggaatcgaaaaattgataaaagtgaatattatgatagTTTGATACATCGTTGGTATTGAATGCGATATGTCGTCGAGCGGGTAAGCAAACagtaagctcgggtaggcaagtttaggatCCGTGTAGTATTGGAatgattggaatatttgttgaatgtcttgtttatcgtatttggaaagtgtatttatttaaccggggaatgccccgaggtaatgtgtatttactcaccggggaatgccccgaagaatttgGTACTctaaggatgctcgtgatcaaggcccgaggcatcggttaaagcatggtttaggactagtgtaggttatttcaatatttttattttgggttgtaataattggactggactttacacttttgttttgttttgttattgtttgattattttgcgtgcttttgtgtggtttatgcatttgtaacgtcaattcatccgatacgctctgccaagcgaccgtggttgaaccacgggatcgaggggtgcctaacacctttcccctcggtcaacagaattccttagccgaaatctctattcgcaaaccagtttaagagtcaaatgattttgaaaaggattttccaaaggtgacttggcacaccggattatgccaagtggcgactctgaataaaaaatgcaaataatccttttccgaaacaaattttcatttcttgtcacctaaataataaagccctttcgaactttaaaaatatatcacttttttggagtacgtaaaaaaggggtgtgacattacTGACCTAGTCTGACGACTAGAGCTGATGGCTCGTTACTTAGTTGACGGTTCGTTAGCTTAGTCGTCACCTAAGTAACGGCTTGTCAGCTTAGTCATCACCTGGTTGACAAACAGACACTtagaagtaaaatgagcataactttctactccgatatcggattaaggtgaaattggatgctttggaaagaagactcaTGGATCTTTCATTTTAAATAAAGTTGGCCTTCTAAATcaaaatattctataaataatgGTCATTGAAAGTTGACCTAAATTgaaacgttcactaaaacttaatcggtAGAAAAGTTCTCAATTCGTCTTGAGTTTggagatttttgtgacctcaattcatattcaaaagtattttcacactatagaattgatcatcacacatatatgaacaaggaatcattggGTTCAGGTATATACGTGTAGAAATgacggtttgaattctagcccaaaaatgcggggtgttacatatttATTTAACTAGTACTGACCACTTAACAAATTGATCATAGCCATGGATTTATCTCTGATTGTCCTTACACTAGCTATCTCCTTCGTTCTTTTCATCTTTCTTCACAAAATATTATTGTCGTCTAAAAGGCAGAGTAGAAATGTACCAGAAGCTGCAGGAGCATGGCTTATCATCGGTCATCTCCACCTCCCCAATGGACCTCAAATGGCACACAAAATTTTTGGTCATATGGCAGATAAATATGGGCCTATTTTCCAATTAAAGCTGGGAGTAAATCACGTAGTAATAGTGAGTGATCACAAAATATCCAAAGAATGCTTCACAACAAACGATATGGCCTTTGCGAATCGGCCTAAAAATATAGCTTCTGGGATCTTAGGCTATAATAATGTCATGTTTGCGTTTGTATCATATGGACCGTACTGGCGTGAGATAAGGAAGATAGT
Proteins encoded in this window:
- the LOC107868574 gene encoding cytochrome P450 82A3-like, producing the protein MDLSLIVLTLAISFVLFIFLHKILLSSKRQSRNVPEAAGAWLIIGHLHLPNGPQMAHKIFGHMADKYGPIFQLKLGVNHVVIVSDHKISKECFTTNDMAFANRPKNIASGILGYNNVMFAFVSYGPYWREIRKIVTVELLSARRIEMFGHIRVLEVKSAIKEIYEYWLKNKSSKVL